The Balaenoptera acutorostrata chromosome 2, mBalAcu1.1, whole genome shotgun sequence genomic sequence ttcattttcattcttttttatggctgaataatattctattatatatatatatatatgcatttaggttgcttccaagtcttggctattgtaaatagtgctgctacaaacattggggtgcatgtatcttttcgactTTTAGTgtgtttgtcttttctggatatatgcccaggagtgggattgtaggatcacatggcaactttatttttagttttttgaggaacctccatactgttctccatagtggctgcaccaatttccattcccaccaacggtgtaggagggctcccttttctccacagggggtgcaattttaaataggagCCTCAtgataaggtgacatttgagtaaagactTGAAACAGATGAAGCATCAGCCGGGCAGATATCTGGGGAGGTCATTCCAAGaaaagggaacagccagtgcaaagaccctgaggcaggaatgtgcCAGGCTTGTGTGGCAAACCTCCCCTAAGAAGCTGAGGACAAAGGAAACTTCTTTGGGGTGAGTGGCAGAGTTAATGTGAGCCAGAGCAGCAATTGAGATTTCTGTAGGCTGGAGTTTGGGTGGGGTAGGGTTAGTTGGGGTGTGCTGGAAAGAAGAGGGTTTGGTTTTAGAATTCAGCTTGGCTGCTTCTTAAGTGTGGAACAGGGTAAATAACAAAAACCTTTTAAGCCTCCTGTAGACAGAGGGCCAGATGAAAGCTTGGCACCCTGTCAACCCCTATGGAGGCTGGTTTGCCCCTACTCACCTTCCTGTGGGGCTTCACGGGGGAGCTTAGGATCTGGGCAGAACAGATAGACTGTCTCTGAAGagtccccccaaattcatcttCTCTCCTATGCAGTGCTGGCAGGTACTGGGCTGCATAAGCCACAGGGGTGGTTTTGTGGTCTGGGTCAAGACAAGTGTGTCCCAGAGTACCTCTCCTAACCTCCCCccactcctctttccctccctctgccccctcccccctcccagggtccccaggctCCTGGGTTTGTGCTGTAGCCACTGGATCCCAGCAAACACACAGAGACCCTGAGATGGACAAGCAGGGCCTGGAGAGGGGAAATCTGACTCCAGTTTCTCCCAGGCCATCAGGAGAGGAGCCTGAAGGATCTGGGGCCTCTGGGAAAGACGCAGTTCTCCAACTTGCCAGATGATGAGGATCACCTGTTTACAAACGCGGTTTTGCAGGCAACGTCCCCAGGGAGGCCAATTCAAGGGAGCTGGGGCAGGCACGGGATTGGTTGGGTTTGTCCCAGCCTCCAGCAGTTTATGTCTTCAGGCAAGTTTGGGAACTGCTGAGAGTGGTTCAAAGAGCCAGGGCTCTAGCGGAGCCATCTAGACTCCCATCTAGGATTCCCCGGGCCATACTACCAGAGTGACCTCTGGTAGTCAATGTCCTTAACTCCTTTGGGTTTCAGTTTCCTCCTTGGGAAATGACAGAATGAGATTTGCAGGTTCAGCACTTAGCCttgtgcctggcacaaaggaagcaagaacagaTATTAGGCAATAAGCCCCACTGTTATCTTTGGCAGCTGTGGGTTGGAGCAGGGTGGGGAGCACGTGGCGGCTCCGGGTGACCAGCCTACCAGGCCTGCTCACTTCCTACCCGCCTGTGCAGTAAGCTCTCCTGAGAAGCAGCAGAGTGGTGCAAGGAGGACAGATGGGCCCCCTGGAATCCCAGCTGCCCTGCTTCCCCACTGTGAGATCTGGGGTGGGCCACTTCtgtgtgcctcagtctcctcttctGCCCTCAGTGAGAAATAATTGTGCTTACCTCATATGCTTGATATGCCTGGCACCTAGAAATCTTTGAAGAATTGTTAGCTAATATTATTACTGTACCCTTTAATCAATTgatagacattttaaaacatctttattggagtataattgctttacaatgttgtattagtttctgctgtataacaaagtgaatcagctatatgtatacatatatccccatatcccctccctcttgtgtctccctcccaccctccctatcccacccctctaggtggtcacaaagcactgagctgatctccctgtgctatgcggctgcttcccactagctatctgttttacacttggtagtgtatataagtccatgccactctctcacttcgtcccagcttacccttccccctccccgtgtcctcaagtccattctctacgtcttcgtctgcgtctttattcctgtcctgcccctaggttcttcagaaccattttctatttatttatttatttatagattccatatatatgtgttagcatacagtattcgtttttctctttctgacttacttcactctgtatgacagactctaggtccatccacctcactacaaataactcaatttcgtttctttttatggctgagtaatattccattgtatatatgtgccacattttctttatccattcatctgtcgatggacacttagggtgcttccctgtcctggctattgtaaatagagctgcaatgaacattggggtacctgtctctttttgaattatggttttctcaggtatacgcccaggagtgggattgctgacaGACATTTTTGTGCCTCCTCTTTGAACTGGGGATGAGATGTTACCTTGCTCTTGGCTCcggaatcagactgcctgggtttgaaaccAAGCTCTGGCATTAATCAgctgtgcgaccttgggcaagttactcctCCTCTTTGGGCCTAAGATTCATTCTTCATCTATTTCCTCAGCAGAACTCAGAGGTGTAAAATAGGATTAGATGGGTTTATTGTactttttgggtcttcgttgccgctcgcgggcttgctctagttgcgacgagcgggggctactcttcgttgcggtgcacgggcttctcattgcggtggcttctcttgttgcggagcaggggctctaggcgcgcaggcttcagtagttgtggcccaggggcttacttgctctgcggcatgcgggatcttctggaccagggatccaacctgtgtcccctgcattgacaggcagactcttaaccactgcgccaccagggaagtcccgggtttATTGTAAAGAGCTAGGACAGTGCTCGTACCGCAGTAAGCTCCGTGAGCTATAAATGAAATCTAAGCCACTGGCCCCTTTTTCCATGAGCCCAGTCTAGCGGGGAGGTCAGCAAGACCCGGAGCTGCCGGGCTGTTGGCTCCCGCAGTGGAGCGCGCGCGGCCTGAGCCGGGAATAGCTCCCAGAGGAAGCGAGGGGCAGGCCCATGAAGGGCGTGCCTGCCAAGAAGCAGCCAGGGGTCCCGGCCGCTGTCAAGTCGTAAAGTTCCAGGGAACCCTGCGTATTCTGCGCGTTTGTTTAAATACAGGTATTGAAATACGCCGCACGACATCGATTTAATGGGGAATCTATACAAAATAAAATGGGCCAAACCTGTGTCTGTTCGCTGGGAATAACGCTAGGAAGCGAGAGGACTTCTGGGCAAGAGCTCGGCGGAAAGGGGAGAGGCGTGGTGGCCCAGCCTCTGTTCTGGGGACCCTCAGCCGGGGCTCTTGTCCGCCGGCTTGTGCAGGGCGGCGCTGCGCTTGAGGGAACCACTCCACCCCAGCCTGCGGAGccagcttctttctttttaatgtcacGGTTTATCATCTCATTAATTTTTAACCGCGGCGGgtggctgattttttaaaaaaattattaagtataACTATTTCCCTAGGTGCGCCCCTGGCACTCCGGGCATGCGGAGTCTGCCTGCACCGCACTAATCTCCGCGGGCTTTGCCACCTCGGAGGCCCCCCGCATTTCTCACTTTTCTGTCCTGGTTGAATTTTCTCACTCCGCACGCTTCGTTTATAGaatacttgaaaaacaaaacaaatactgtCGATTTGATTTGCGAAGGGATCGCTATGGGAAGGAGGGCGTCATTAGTTTAAGATAGTAATGACCCTTAGACCCTCGTCCCCCTGGCTCCCGGACCCAACACCCTCGGCTGGCGAGAGCCGTGTGCCGCTTCCCAGGGCTCTGCGCACTACAGTTTACTCCATAATAAGCCTGGATACCGAGCCTGAGATCCTCACCCCACTGGTGAGAGCGTAGGCTCGCTCGGGGCGGGGAGCAGCGTCCCGCTGCAACTTGAAGACGGATGTGAACGGGCTCTCGGTTCTTAAACAggcccacccccatccccgcccTTCAGCCTCTGCCCGGTGGGTTTCCCAGTTCCGCGCTTAGGGAATGTATGACCTTGACCATTACCTTAACCTTTGGTCCTCAGCTTCCTGGCTTGCAAATTAAGATGGATTAGATTAGAGAACCCCCGTAAGCATTTAGCCCGGAGTTCCGGCTTTCGGTGAGCCCAAAGCCAGCCAGCCATTGTTATCCGTTTGTGAGAGACCTTGGGGTCACTCAGCTGGTCCCTGAAGGATgacaaagagggagagggaggcatCATAGAAAAACCGTAGCAGTATCAcgttgtgaaaaaaatttttttctctctaatgtTACTGTAGACGAGTGTAAGATGAAAAAGGCCCACGGACATGCAGGACcccgggggtgggtgggggggctgGACACTAATTAAGGGTGAGAATGTGGGTGAACTCCAGGTCGAAGGATTCCCTGGTTGTGTGAGTTAGGCCGCCTGCTCGGGCTGCCCGGTAGGAAAGGGCTGTCTGAATTAAGAGCTGGTCTGGTGGTCTGGCACAGCCTCCGGGTGCCCTTCCATGAGATGGGACCGCGGTGTGCATCTCGGAGAGGGGCAGAGAGCGCTGAAAGCTCGAAGTAGGGTCGTAGGCTCAGGAGGCGGCATGCAAGTGCTGAGCTGAACACTTCCCCTCCCCGCAGTCCTCGGCTTGGACTTTACAGCAGAGAGATTCAAGTCCGAGGGCCCCAAGCCAAGCTCTGAGGCAGCCTTTCCCACCTCCTTACAGAGCACAGCCCATAACCCTGCAATGGTCGATTGCATACACCCCAGCATCCCTGAATCGCAAGCTGTGTCCAGCTCAGCTCTTAGCACTTAGAATCTCCTGGCATCTTCCCCTATCCCCAAAGGCAGTGGGGAGAGCCTGAGGGATAGAGGACGGTACAGGCACTGGCAGAGCTGCTTGGTCCCTAGCTCGACAGAAGGATGGCCCCAGACCTGGCTTGGGGACTCTTCCCCAGCCTAAGAGGCGCACTGGATTAGGATATGCCAAGAGCAATGTTTTGTCTTCCACCAAGAGCTCTGGGGCCAGGCAGCCAGGCCTGTACTTTTCAGGCAAAATTCAGAAATACCCACATTCCACAGGAACGCAAAGCCCCTGActccctccctttttcctcccttttaaagAATTGAATTAGCTCCTCTTGACTTTGGAGGCTGGCGGTAGATGAGCCGGAGGTAGAGGAGCTTGGAAGTCAGGTCCGAGCCCCTGAGGACTGGCGGGACCTgagtatttttgttatttttattttactgatgaaaaaaacAGGGGAAGGCAGCAAGAAACTCCCACAGTGAGCAGGTTTTTAGCTGGAtttccctgagcctcaattttctcatctgtaaaatctgtaCAACAGCATTCGTTGGTGAGAACTAGTGCAAAATTCGTTAACTGCTGAGAGGCGGTCAAATGGGGGAGAAGGGTTCCCTGACTACGTGAATTCATGGGGCCTAGCCACAGAAGGAGGTGAGCACGGTCCGTCAGACGCCTCTTTGTGGTCCAGGCTCTGCACTCTGCCCAGCCAAGCAGCTGGTGAGACCGGGCCACGGGACCCCAGTGGCACTTCCATTTGGAGTATCTGAGTATAGCTGGGCTGGGGAGTTCTGAGGAGCTTGACAAGAGTTTTGGTTCTGGGcttttccatctataaaatgggctgcAGCATTCTTCTAAGCAGGATGAGTTCTGGTGCCTTCCAATCTCATAGGGCTTAGGTGCCTTTGCCCTCCATTTAATGCCCAgtacctggaacagtgcctggtacatagtaaggtTAAGGAGGTGAGGTTGGGACCTCTGGGCCAGTGTCCTCAGTCTCTGAAGTGAGACCCAGAAGCAAACCTCATTTCTACCAGTACTGGCTATTTGCTCACAGGCAAGTCATTaaacctctccaggcctcagtctgCTAAACTTTAAAATAGGACCTCCCTTTGTCGGATTATTGAAGGTTACATGAGCAATCCCAGAAAGCACCTAACATGGGACCCAGCACAGGTTAGTCTTTATCATTATTATCAATTTGCTCAGTGAATACCTGTCCCTACAACTCAAGGCCGGCTGCCTCTGCCCTCCAAAATTCAGTTTCTGAAGCGCCGCAAGCTGAATGAAGCACACAGGAGGATCAGCTCACTCTCTTTAATGGGAAGGAGATTCTCATTTCTTACAGAAACGGGTAAAAACATAAATACGGAGGGTGGGGGCAGCGGCAAGGCAGCAAGGGCCCGGGCGCCCGGCCCAGGTTCGAGGAAAGGCAGCCGGATATTAGGCCTGCCGCGACCGGGCTCCCAGTCCCAACTGGCCGGTGTTCGGCAGACTGGGGATGCCCGTTGGCTCTCGGAGGGCACTCCCGGGGCGACGGCTAAGGCACCAGGCTGCGGGATCACTCACCGCAAGCTCCGTAAACCCGACCACAAACTCTCCCTCGCGTGGGGACAAAGGCGCACGGGGCGGGTAAAGCTCCGAGGCCTCCCTGGGAGTGAATGTGACATCCGAGGGACGCAGGATCGTGTCGGGAGCCCTCCCTCTCCTCGAGAGTCAGTGCCCCTCTTTAGAGGTGGGATCGGTCGGGGGCTTCCCAGACCGGTCCCTTCCCTACCAGGCTCGGATACCGTGCAGTGTGGACACTCCTGAGTTGCCCTGCGGAATCCCGGGGCTCTGCACGGCGTTCAAGTCCCCGACGCCGAAGTTCACGAAGTTGTTGTTGGCGGCCGCCGTAGCCGACTGCGCCGGGGGCGGCCCGGCGGGGTAAGCAGCGGTGCAGCTGTAGCCAGGGCTGCAGGCCGCGCCACCGTAACCCGGGTAGGCGGGGTAGGCGTTATAGCCGTAGGCGTTGAGGCCCACGCCGTAGGCTGGCGCGTAGGGCGCCGAGTCCCCGAGGCAAGGCTTGCCATCGCGCACCAACACTGGCACCGCGATCCTGCGCGctggcggcggcggtggcgggggCAGCCCCACCAGCTCCAGAGTCTGGTCCTGCCGTTGCCGCTTGCACTTGTAGCGCCGGTTCTGGAACCAGATCTTGACCTGCGTAGACGTCAGCTTCAGCACGCTGGCCAGCTGGTCGCGCTCCGGGGCCGACAGGTACCTCTGCTGCTTGAAGCGCCGCTCCAGCTCGTAGACCTGCGCCTGCGAGAAGAGCACGCGCGGCTTCCTCCGCCGTCGCGCCCGGGGTCGCTCGGCGCTGTCCGCCTCAGGCTTCTCCAGCTCCACCGCCTTCTGCAGCGCGCACAGCTCTGAGGGGGAacagagagtcagagagacaCTGCGTCACGGCGACCGGACACCCCGAGCTCCCGCCGGGTGATGAGCCCCAGTGGGTGCCACCCCGTCCTGCCTGGAGCCCCCAGCTTGACTGCGGCTCACTCTGCCGGCTGCACTGGGCGCCGCGACTGCTCGGTTTCCGCCCGACAGTCAACATTTGTTGAttgcctactacgtgccaggcacggCTCTAGGCACAGGAGAACAAAACAAGACAGGTCCCTGTCCTCGGGTTGGTTCACATTCTGGTGAAAGAGATGGACAATGACTTAACGACTTCAGgttgcaaagaaaataaagccaaGTGATGCGCTGGGGTGAATTAGATTAGGACTACTTTGGTTTGAGAAGTTAAATGAAGGAGACCTAGGCCTCACCCCAGGGTCGGTCACACTATCTCAAAATTACGGGAACCGAAGAAACAGAAGGCCAAGAGGTGTTGGTTTGATGATCTATCAAAGGCTCCCGTGCAACTGCTGCGGAGATTGTGCAGCGCCCAAAAAGCAGCGGGTGGGCAGGCGGCCTTGGAACCTGCCTTGGATTCCAATTGAATTCGAATCGGTAGCGACCAATTCAAGCTGCCGTGCCCTCGGGCAGCTGTTCCCGGGGCCTTCCCTCTGCAACTAGACAAACTTTTGTAGGATCACAGAAAGCCCCTCTGGGCTCTCTGCGGCCCTTCAGCCAGCGCCCCCGGCCTCCCCGGGTTCTTGCGGACCCCGCGTTGGGCCACCGTCTCCCCGACGCGCCCTTTCCACTGGCGGGCAAGCCTCCCCCTGGACCTCGGGATGCGCACGGCGATCCGGCCGACTTCCCCAGTCATCTCCTCCATTGCCCCACGCCTTTCGTCGCGCGGCATTTTCTAACTTTTTCCAGGAGAGAACCTCTCGGCCCTGGCCGCGTGGGAAAATTGTTATGGAAAAATAAAGCTGCTAAGTCAGATTCTTGAGAGTCCGGAGTATCCCATTTTAAATTCAAGATCCTTGTTCTCAAACATTCCACTCTCAGGGCACAAAGGAGGAAAGGCCCCAGACACCCCGGGTAACGGGTGGGCTATAGAAGGTCCTGGACCTGCTCCAATTGTGCGCAAAAGTATGTCTGGCGTGCAGCATTTTGATTTCTGTTTAACGGTTTTCGTCAGATCCTCAAAAAGACcctcaagagattaaaaaaaaaaaaacacaacgatatacagaatctctctctctctccctctgttctGTCTACCACAAACAGACCGCTCAACTTCAACTTCATAACAAATCCAGGAGCAGGGCTGCCGCCGCCTGGGGCTTTGTTAGGCCGcaagaaagtatatatatatttctctcctGTCTCTTGTTTCTGATCGTCACGATCCAGCATTTCCTCTAAaccccggggggggggggaaccctGGCGACAACCTCGCTTCTCACATTCGGAGCCCCCTTTGCTCAACCATCCGCCCAGGCACTCGCCTCTCCTCTACCCAAGCCAGAGTTTCTTGGCCGCGAGGTTTGGGGACGAAAGCAACCCCAGAGGGGAGAAGGAGCTTGTGTTTCTTCCTCACCTTTCTTATCGGCTCGAGGGTCCTTGGCAGGGTCGGGGTCGCCATAGGCACGCGGATAGAAGGCGGGGGCGGCTGAGAAGGCAGGCAAGCACTTGGCGGGCGAGGGCGCGGGGCCCAGCTCGGCGCGCAGCTCGGGGAGGCCGGGCGCTGCGGCCTCCGGCCCCGCGTAGGCCTCGGGCTTGAAGGCGGCCAGCATGCAGGAGGCGGGCGCCAGGGTGGCCTCCAGGCGCGCGGAGAGCTCGCCGGCGGCCAGGCTGCGCTGCTGCTGTTCCAGATTCAGGATGTCTTTGACCGAGAACGGCGTGGGCGTGAGCGCGGGGCTGGGGAACATGGTGGCAGCGCGCGTTTCACAGGGCCAGGTGGGCGGCAGAGAGCAGCGCTGCCCACGGCCCCCGGCAGCCTCCCTGCATGGTGCCCGCCGCGCGCCCGCGCACCCGCCTTCCAGCTCGGGATGTGGCCGGGCGGCAGGTACTGCAGGGCGCAAGGGGCAGGAGAGGCGGGACCGGGCCGGAGGAGGGGGACTCAGCCTGCCATTGGGCCGGGGGCCTCGTTGACAGGAGCGATGAGCACTTTCGGGTCACCTAATATAGTCATacggctcaaaaaaaaaaaaaaatcccgctCAGCTTTTTAAAGGGGCCGCAACGCGTTTGGAAGACTCCTTTCGCTCCTGCAGCCTGAGATTTGTCCAAAACATTAGCCTGAAAATCCTACCAGGATGCATG encodes the following:
- the NKX2-5 gene encoding homeobox protein Nkx-2.5, with the translated sequence MFPSPALTPTPFSVKDILNLEQQQRSLAAGELSARLEATLAPASCMLAAFKPEAYAGPEAAAPGLPELRAELGPAPSPAKCLPAFSAAPAFYPRAYGDPDPAKDPRADKKELCALQKAVELEKPEADSAERPRARRRRKPRVLFSQAQVYELERRFKQQRYLSAPERDQLASVLKLTSTQVKIWFQNRRYKCKRQRQDQTLELVGLPPPPPPPARRIAVPVLVRDGKPCLGDSAPYAPAYGVGLNAYGYNAYPAYPGYGGAACSPGYSCTAAYPAGPPPAQSATAAANNNFVNFGVGDLNAVQSPGIPQGNSGVSTLHGIRAW